A region of the Conyzicola lurida genome:
TCCTCGCGGTACTGGCGGCAGCTCGAGAACGAGCTGTACGCGCTCGTGCCGATGGCGATGAGCTTGGTGAAGCCGCGCTGGTTCGCCTCGGTGAGCGCGTCGCGCATGTACGGGGTCCAGTTGCGGTTGCCCCAGATGACGGGCAGGTCGACGCCGCGGCGCTCGAGTTCGGCCTCGAGGGCCGCCTTGAGCTCGCGGTTCTGGTCGTTGATGGGGCTGACGCCGCCGAATGCCCGGTAGTGGTGGGCGACCTCTTCGAGGCGCTCCTCGGGGATGCCGCGGCCGCGCGTGACGTTACGCAGGAACGGGATCACATCGTCCTGCCCCTCCGGCCCGCCGAAGCTGGCGAGCAGGATGGCGTCGTAGGCGACGGGGGTCGTCACGTGCTCGGCGCCCGATGCCGCTTCGTCGGATGCCGCGTTGAGCACGATCACCGGCTCGGGGAGGTTGCTGGCGTCCAACTGGTCGAACGCGCCGTTACTGATGGTCACGCGAGTACCTCCGCGATCTCCGAGATCTCGATGCGACGCCCGGTGTAGAAAGGAACTTCTTCGCGCACGTGCCGGCGCGCTTCGGTGTTGCGCAGGTGGCGCATGAGGTCGACCAGGTCGACGAGTTCGGGGGCCTCGAGACCGAGGATCCATTCGTAGTCGCCGAGCGCGAAGCTCGCGACGGTGTTGGCGAGCACCTGCGGGTACTGGCTTCCCTTGCGGCCGTGGTCGCCGAGCATCTTGCGACGCTCCTCCTCGGGAAGCAGGTACCACTCGTAGCTGCGCACGAACGGGTAGACGGTCAGCCACGCGGCCGGCTCTTTGCCGCGCATGAACGCGGGGAGGTGGTTGTTGGTGAACTCGGCGTCACGGTGCACGCCCATGGCGTTCCACACCGGCAGCAGAGTGGAGAGCTGGCCGCTGCGGCGCAGTTCGCGCAGCGCCCACTGCAGGGTCTGGGGGTTCTCGCCGTGGATCCAGATCATGATGTCGGAATCGGCACGGATGGACGAGACGTCGTAGAAGCCGCGGATGGTGACACCGGCGGCCTCTACGGCGGCGATCGCGTCCTCGAGTCCGCCGCTCCCCGCCGGGCGCGACGGATCGCGCTTCAGAACCGACCACAGGGTGTAACCCAGTGTTTCGGTGAGCGGAGGAGTGGCCTGAATATCGGAGCTATGACCCATAGGGTCTATCCTCCCCCTGTCCGAGGGGAGTTGCGAATCGAGATCTAATCGTCTCCGCTGAGCAGCGCCCATGCTACGAGGCCGATGACGGATGCCGCGACCGCGGTAGCGCCCACGATGAACGGGATCGGGTTCTCGTCGTACGCGATCTTCGCCTTGTCGGCGTAGCGGCTCGCCTGCTTCTTGACGTTGAGCTTGTCTTCGATCGCGTCGAGCGTGCTCTCGAGCTCCGCGCGCTGCGCGGCGATCTTGCTGTCGATGGAGTCGGTCATGTCAATCCCGCTTTCCTGTATCGGTTGCTGTGTCGTGGTGGCCGATGCCCTTGATGGCGTTGACGTCTTGCTTGACGCTCTCGATGGTCTCGGTGGGTACCGGGGGCGTGCCGCGCTTGAGCAGCGAGACGCCGATCAGCACGAGGATCGCCGTGATCAGCAGCAGCGCGCCGCCGACGATGAGCGCCGCGAGCCACGCCGGCAGCGCGGTGGCTATTCCGAGAACGGCGGCCGCGAGCAGCACAGCGAAGGCGAAGAACGCGAAGAACGCGCCCGCCGCGATGAGGCCGACGCCGATGCCGATCTCCTTGACCTTGCCGATCAGCTCCGCCTTCAGGCGTTCGAGCTCGCTGCGCAGCAGAGCGACGAGGTAGCCGGGCAGGTCGCCGATCAGCTTGAACAGCGACCGCTTGGGTAGTTCTTGCCCGCTCATGGCGCCTACTTCGATGCGCTCTTCGACGCGGTCGACTTGGAGGCCGACTTTGTCGGCGACTTACGCGCGGCGGGCTTGGCGGCGGGCTTGCCCGCGACCTGCGAGACGACCTTCTTGGCGCCGCTGGCGAGGAAGCCGGCGACCTCGGGGGCCTTGTCCTTCACGAAACCCTCGGCTTCGTCGAACTGGCGCTGCACTCGCGGGGAGTTCCAGACGTTGCCCACGGCACGCTTGATGTCTTCGTATCGCTCACGTCCGGCGCGGGCACCGAGTACGTAACCGACTCCGATGCCGACGACCAAAAGGATCTTGCCTTTCATGGTTTACTCCGCTTTCGTTTCGTGAATGATTCTTTCAGCGTAACCGGGTTACCCGGCGTGATTGCTGAGCAGAGCTTTCGCTTGTGCCTCTGAGTGCCCAATGATATTTGCCAGTCCCGTTCCGGCGATAGCCTCGCCGACGACGACGATGCCCTCGGGGACGACCTCGCTGACGGCGGCGCGTGACCACTGCACGCGGGCGAAGTCGAGCACCGCGGACGGCTCGAGCGGCACGCCGAGCAGAGCCGCGGCATCCTCCCTCGCGATCTCGGCGAGGCCCTGGTGGTCGGAGGCGTACGACAACCGCACAACGTGCTTGCCGCCGGCCCGCTCGGCCAGCCACTCCCACTTGGCGGTGGCGTGCGTGAGGGCCTTGGCCCGGATTCCGGCGGCACCCTCGGCGACGAGCACGCCGGTGCCGCGCGGGGCCGCGTCGAGCGCCGGCGAGTCGAGCACGAGAGTGGCGAGCGTCACGGTGCGGGGTGGCTGGCGGTCGCCGACGAGAAGGCCGGATGTCGCGACGACGACGGCTCCGCGGAGGGTGTCGCCACCGACCCTGACCTCGCCCGGGGCGACGGCGGTCGCGCGGCTGTTCAGACGGATCTCGGCACCGAGGTGCGTGACGTCGGCCACGAGCTCGTCGACGATGCGCACGAGTCCGCCGCGGATACCGAGGACGGCCGAGCCCGCGGGGGCGGCGGCGCGGATGGTGCGCACCGCCCCGGCCAGGGTGCGTTCGCGGTGGAGGGCGGCGCGCAACTGCGGCGCCACGCGGTCGAGTGCGAGGTCGTCGGGCGACGCCGAGTGCACGCCCTGCACGACGGGTGCCACGAGCTTGTCGACCATGGCGTCGCCCATGCGGGCGCGCACCAGCTGGCCCAGCGTCTCGGACTTCGCACCGACCCTGGTCGGCAGGAGGGTATCGCCGAGGTAGGCGCGCAGGGCGGCGCGGGTACCGATGACCGTGATCACGTCGGCGGCCGCGGGAACCCCGGGTATGCCGAGCAGGCTCGTCGCGGGCAGCGGCACGGCCGGTCCGCTCGTCGGCTGCAGCCAGGCACCCGCGGGGTTCGGCGAGACGATCTCGCCGCCGAGCCCGATCTCGCCCAGCAGCGCCTGCACGGTGCCGCCGCGGGTCGCGAAGCTCTCGGCTCCGGCGTCGAGGGTGATCCCGCCGACGACGTGCCGGGAGATGTTGCCGCCGAGACGGTCGGACGCCTCGACCACGGTCACCCGGAGGCCGCTCTTCAGCAGCCTCCGCGCGGTGACCAGGCCGGCGAGCCCGCCGCCGACGACGACGACGTCGGTCATCCGGCGTGGACCTGCTCGACGATCCGGGTCAGCACGTCGGGGTTGGTCTCGGGCGGCACGCCGTGGCCGAGGTTGAGCACGTGGGCGGGTGCCTCGCGGCCGCGGTCGATCACGTCGTTCACGTGTGCGGCGAGGATGTGCGCGGGGGCGCCGAGGAGTGCGGGGTCGAGGTTGCCCTGCAGCGGCACGGTCCCGCCGAGGCGGCGGTTGGCCTCGTCGAGCGGGATGCGCCAGTCGACGCCCATGACGTCGGCGCCGACGTCGTGCATGTGCGCGAGGACCTCGCCGCTGCCGACGCCGAAGTGCACCTTCGGCACCTCGAGGCCGCGAAGGTGTGAGAGCGCCCGCTTGGAGTGCGGGGCGACGCGGCGCACGTACTGCTGCGCGCTGAGCGACCCGACCCAGGAGTCGAACAGCTGCACGGCGGACGCGCCGGCGAAGACCTGCGCCTTGAGGAATGCGCCGCTGACGTCGGCGCACCAGTTGAGCAGCTCCGCCCAGGCGTGCGGCTCGGTGTACATCATGGTGCGCGTGCGCAGTTGGTCCTTCGACGGGCCGCCCTCGATCAGGTACGACGCGAGCGTGAACGGGGCGCCGGCGAAACCGATGAGCGGTGTCGTGCCGAGCTCGGCGACGGTGCGCTGGACACCCTCGATGATCGGGGCGAGTGCTTCGGGTTCGATGGGTCGCAATGCCGCGACATCCGACACGCTTCTGATCGGATTGGCGAGAACCGGGCCGCGCCCGGGGACGATTTCGACCTCGACACCTGCGAGTTTGATGGGAATCACGATGTCACTGAAGAAGATCGCGGCGTCGACCTTGTGGCGTCGCACGGGCTGCAGCGTGATCTCGCTCGACAATTCGGGGGTCAGGCAGGCGTCGAGCATGGCGTTTCCGACCCGGAGTTCGCGGTATTCCGGGAGCGAACGGCCCGCCTGGCGCATGAACCACACGGGCGGCGTCGCCTGACGTTCGCCGCGGTAGGCGCGGATGAGGGGGGCGTCGGAGGTCCGGCCGTCGACGAGCGGATGGTTATCTGGCAGAGTCACGGAGTTAACATTAGGTTGTGCTCCTGTGTCTGACCGCTAACCACCAGAATGCCAGCTTCGACCTTCTCGAGAAGCTGTCCATCGGTGCACCTGCGGCGGCCTCCACTCTGGTCGCGGGCAGCGCCTTCGTCTCCGGCGCCGTGGTGCTCGCCACCTGCAACCGCTTCGAGGCGTACCTCGACATCGACGAGCCCCTCACGGGCGCGACCGCGGTCGCCGTGCAGTCCACCATCGACGCCATGAGCATCGCCAGCGGCGTGCAGCCCGAAGAGCTGCGTCGCTCGGTCACCGTCATTACCGGGGATGCCGTGGCCGGCCATCTCTTCTCCGTCACGTCCGGACTCGAATCCGTCGTCGTCGGCGAGGACGAGATCTCCGGCCAGGTCGGCCGCGCCCTCGACGCCGCCCGCCAGTCGGGAACGACCTCGTCGAACCTCGACCGCCTGTTCCAGACCGCCACCCACACGTCGCGCGACGTGAAGAACCGCACCGCCCTCGGCGGCGCCGGCCGGTCGCTCGTGCGTCTCGCCCTCGAGATGGCGTCGAGCCGGGTCACCGACTGGTCGCAGACGCGCGTGCTGCTCGTCGGCACCGGCCAGTACGCCGCGACCACGCTCGCCGCGCTGCGCGACCGGGGTGCCGTCGACGTGCGCGTCTACTCCCCCTCCGGCCGCGCCCAGCGGTTCGCCGCCAAGTACGACACCGCGTTCGAGACGTCGCTGCCCGCGGCGATCGGCGCCTCCGACATCGTCGTCACCTGCACCTCGACCATGGCGATCGCGCCGGCCGACGTGCCCGACGACAACCGCCGCCTGATCATCGACCTCGGGCTGCCCCGCAACGTGGACCCTGCAGTCGCCGGCATGCCGGGCGTCGAGATGCTCGACCTCGAGCTGATCAGCAAGCACGCGCCGATCGAGGCCCTCACGGCCGCGACCGACGCCCGCGCGCTGGTCGGCAACGCCGCGGCGTCGTTCACCACAGCCGCCGTCATCGAGCCCGCGATCGTCGCGCTGCGCAGCCACATCTTCGACGTGCTCGACGCGGAGATCGAGCGGGCCGAGCGCAAGGCCGGATCCGCCGACAGCACCGACACCGTCGCCGCACTGCGCCACCTCGCCGGAGTCCTGCTGCACGCGCCGTCGGTGCGGGCGCGCGAACTGGCACGCGAGGGCCGCGCGGACGAGTTCGTGGCGGCGCTCGACGCGCTCTACGGCATCGGTCCCGCGGCCGCCGCGGTGGCGCTGCCCGTCGACGGCCGCGCGGACGAGTCGCTCGCCGGCTGAGCCCCGGATCGGCCGGGCTGACGGATGCGCGCGCTACCCGCGCCCTCGGCACGGCGCGGTCAGCAGCAGCGGCCCTCGGGAGCCGTATCCTGGCGATCGGTGCGGTCGCGCCAGAACTCGCGCTCGGTCATCACCGTCGCACCCTCGCCGTGCACGGTCGCGGCGTGGGCGAGGTACTTCTCGTAGGCGTCCTCTCCCATAACACCGCGCACGTACCAGCGGATCCCGCGCACGACCTCGGCGGCGCGCATCAGTGTGCGCTCCGTTTCGGCGCGGCGGGTAGCGCGTCCCACTGCTTCTGGATCTCGCGCTCGGCCGGGGTCGCGACGAGACCGGCCGGCGCGAAGATCTGCGATTCGACCGCGGCATCCTCGCTGCTTTCGGACGCTCCCCGCCGCGCCGCCCGCACGGTCGCGATGACCGCCGTGACGATCACGATGATCGCGAGGCTCACGAACAGGATCGACAACACGCCCTGCACCATGGTGTTGCGCACCACGGCGTTCATCGCCTCCACCGTCGGCGCCGTGCCGAAGCTCGTCTCGCCCTCGGCGAGCGCCTGCCGGAACGCCGCGTTCTGCGCGAAGTAGCCGACCGCGGGCACCGACGAGAATATCTTCAGGAACGAGGCGGAGATCGTCACCACGGCGGCGAACCCGAGCGGCAGCGCGACGATCCAGAGGAACCGGAAGTAGCCGCGCTTCGCGATGATCGCGAGGCACACAGCGAGCGCGATCGCCGCCAGCAGCTGGTTCGCGATGCCGAACAGCGGGAACAGCGTGTTGATGCCGCCGAGCGGGTCGGTGACTCCCATCAGCAGGATCGCTCCCCAGGCCGCCACCATGATGGCGGTGGCGATCCAGGCGCCGACCCGCCACGACGTGTTCTTGAACTTCGGAAGGACGTTGCCGATCGAGTCCTGCAGCATAAAGCGCGCGACCCGCGTGCCCGCGTCGACCGCGGTCAGGATGAACAGCGCCTCGAACATAATCGCGAAGTGGTACCAGAACGACATCAGCCCGCTACCGCCGATCAGCTGCTGCATGATGTGCGCGAGGCCGACCGCGAGGGTGGGGGCGCCTCCGGTGCGGGAGACTATCGACTCCTCGCCCACGTCATTCGCCGTCTGTTCCAGCATCTCGGGCGTGAGGTTCACCCCCGAGAGGCCGAGGCCGTTCACGAATGCGACAGCGCCCTCGATGGTGCCGCCCGTGGCCGCCGCCGAGGCGTTCATGGCGAAGTAGATCCCCCGGTCGATCGACAACGCTGCGACGAGCGCCATGATCGCCACGAACGACTCCATCAACATGCCGCCGTAGCCGATGAAGCGGGTCTGCCGCTCCTTCTCCACGAGCTTGGGGGTCGTGCCGGAAGCGATCAGCGCGTGGAATCCCGAGAGGGCACCGCAAGCAATGGTCACGAACAGGAACGGGAAGAGCGTGCCGCTCACTACCGGACCGGTGCCCGTCGTCGCGAACTCGCTCACCGCCGGCGCAGTGATCTCGGGCCGCACGATGATGATGGCGAGCGCGAGCATAAGGATCGTGCCGATCTTCATAAACGTCGAGAGGTAGTCGCGCGGCGCGAGCAGCAGCCAGACCGGCAAAACGGCGGCGACGAAGCCATAGACGATGATGCCGATGGCGAGCGGCACCTTGTCGATGGTGAAGAGCGCCACGCCCCAGTCGGTTTCGGCGACCGCGCCGCCGCCGATAATCGCGGCGAGCAGCAGCACGAAGCCGATGATCGACACCTCGGTCACCTTGCCGGGGCGGAGGAAGCGCAGATAGCAACCCATGAACAGTGCGATCGGTATGGTCATCGCGACGGAGAACACGCCCCACGGGCTCTCGGCGAGCGCGTTCACGACGACGAGCGCGAGGATCGCGACGATGATCACCATGATGGTCAACGTCGCCACGATCGCCGCCGTGCCGCCGACGCGACCGAGTTCGTCCCTCGCCATCTGGCCGAGCGAGCGGCCGCCGCGGCGCATCGAGAAGAACATCACGAGATAGTCCTGCACGGCGCCGGCGAGAACGACGCCCACGATGATCCAGATCGTGCCGGGCAGGTAGCCCATCTGCGCGGCAAGCACCGGGCCGACGAGGGGTCCGGCACCCGCTATCGCGGCGAAGTGGTGGCCGTAGAGCACCCGGCGGTCGGTGACCGCGAAGTCCTTGCCGTCGGCCTTGTACTCGGCCGGGGTCGCGCGGCGGTCGTC
Encoded here:
- the hemQ gene encoding hydrogen peroxide-dependent heme synthase; translated protein: MGHSSDIQATPPLTETLGYTLWSVLKRDPSRPAGSGGLEDAIAAVEAAGVTIRGFYDVSSIRADSDIMIWIHGENPQTLQWALRELRRSGQLSTLLPVWNAMGVHRDAEFTNNHLPAFMRGKEPAAWLTVYPFVRSYEWYLLPEEERRKMLGDHGRKGSQYPQVLANTVASFALGDYEWILGLEAPELVDLVDLMRHLRNTEARRHVREEVPFYTGRRIEISEIAEVLA
- a CDS encoding DUF3618 domain-containing protein; protein product: MTDSIDSKIAAQRAELESTLDAIEDKLNVKKQASRYADKAKIAYDENPIPFIVGATAVAASVIGLVAWALLSGDD
- a CDS encoding phage holin family protein, which translates into the protein MSGQELPKRSLFKLIGDLPGYLVALLRSELERLKAELIGKVKEIGIGVGLIAAGAFFAFFAFAVLLAAAVLGIATALPAWLAALIVGGALLLITAILVLIGVSLLKRGTPPVPTETIESVKQDVNAIKGIGHHDTATDTGKRD
- a CDS encoding YtxH domain-containing protein; this translates as MKGKILLVVGIGVGYVLGARAGRERYEDIKRAVGNVWNSPRVQRQFDEAEGFVKDKAPEVAGFLASGAKKVVSQVAGKPAAKPAARKSPTKSASKSTASKSASK
- a CDS encoding protoporphyrinogen/coproporphyrinogen oxidase codes for the protein MTDVVVVGGGLAGLVTARRLLKSGLRVTVVEASDRLGGNISRHVVGGITLDAGAESFATRGGTVQALLGEIGLGGEIVSPNPAGAWLQPTSGPAVPLPATSLLGIPGVPAAADVITVIGTRAALRAYLGDTLLPTRVGAKSETLGQLVRARMGDAMVDKLVAPVVQGVHSASPDDLALDRVAPQLRAALHRERTLAGAVRTIRAAAPAGSAVLGIRGGLVRIVDELVADVTHLGAEIRLNSRATAVAPGEVRVGGDTLRGAVVVATSGLLVGDRQPPRTVTLATLVLDSPALDAAPRGTGVLVAEGAAGIRAKALTHATAKWEWLAERAGGKHVVRLSYASDHQGLAEIAREDAAALLGVPLEPSAVLDFARVQWSRAAVSEVVPEGIVVVGEAIAGTGLANIIGHSEAQAKALLSNHAG
- the hemE gene encoding uroporphyrinogen decarboxylase; translation: MTLPDNHPLVDGRTSDAPLIRAYRGERQATPPVWFMRQAGRSLPEYRELRVGNAMLDACLTPELSSEITLQPVRRHKVDAAIFFSDIVIPIKLAGVEVEIVPGRGPVLANPIRSVSDVAALRPIEPEALAPIIEGVQRTVAELGTTPLIGFAGAPFTLASYLIEGGPSKDQLRTRTMMYTEPHAWAELLNWCADVSGAFLKAQVFAGASAVQLFDSWVGSLSAQQYVRRVAPHSKRALSHLRGLEVPKVHFGVGSGEVLAHMHDVGADVMGVDWRIPLDEANRRLGGTVPLQGNLDPALLGAPAHILAAHVNDVIDRGREAPAHVLNLGHGVPPETNPDVLTRIVEQVHAG
- a CDS encoding glutamyl-tRNA reductase, which codes for MLLCLTANHQNASFDLLEKLSIGAPAAASTLVAGSAFVSGAVVLATCNRFEAYLDIDEPLTGATAVAVQSTIDAMSIASGVQPEELRRSVTVITGDAVAGHLFSVTSGLESVVVGEDEISGQVGRALDAARQSGTTSSNLDRLFQTATHTSRDVKNRTALGGAGRSLVRLALEMASSRVTDWSQTRVLLVGTGQYAATTLAALRDRGAVDVRVYSPSGRAQRFAAKYDTAFETSLPAAIGASDIVVTCTSTMAIAPADVPDDNRRLIIDLGLPRNVDPAVAGMPGVEMLDLELISKHAPIEALTAATDARALVGNAAASFTTAAVIEPAIVALRSHIFDVLDAEIERAERKAGSADSTDTVAALRHLAGVLLHAPSVRARELAREGRADEFVAALDALYGIGPAAAAVALPVDGRADESLAG
- a CDS encoding YbdD/YjiX family protein; this encodes MRAAEVVRGIRWYVRGVMGEDAYEKYLAHAATVHGEGATVMTEREFWRDRTDRQDTAPEGRCC
- a CDS encoding carbon starvation CstA family protein; protein product: MAHTSARANTSGRPPVAVDPEILEAEDRRWTPLKVVIWVAVALLGGLSWVMLAVIRGETVNAIWFVFAAVCTYFIGYRFYSKYIEKHLVKPDDRRATPAEYKADGKDFAVTDRRVLYGHHFAAIAGAGPLVGPVLAAQMGYLPGTIWIIVGVVLAGAVQDYLVMFFSMRRGGRSLGQMARDELGRVGGTAAIVATLTIMVIIVAILALVVVNALAESPWGVFSVAMTIPIALFMGCYLRFLRPGKVTEVSIIGFVLLLAAIIGGGAVAETDWGVALFTIDKVPLAIGIIVYGFVAAVLPVWLLLAPRDYLSTFMKIGTILMLALAIIIVRPEITAPAVSEFATTGTGPVVSGTLFPFLFVTIACGALSGFHALIASGTTPKLVEKERQTRFIGYGGMLMESFVAIMALVAALSIDRGIYFAMNASAAATGGTIEGAVAFVNGLGLSGVNLTPEMLEQTANDVGEESIVSRTGGAPTLAVGLAHIMQQLIGGSGLMSFWYHFAIMFEALFILTAVDAGTRVARFMLQDSIGNVLPKFKNTSWRVGAWIATAIMVAAWGAILLMGVTDPLGGINTLFPLFGIANQLLAAIALAVCLAIIAKRGYFRFLWIVALPLGFAAVVTISASFLKIFSSVPAVGYFAQNAAFRQALAEGETSFGTAPTVEAMNAVVRNTMVQGVLSILFVSLAIIVIVTAVIATVRAARRGASESSEDAAVESQIFAPAGLVATPAEREIQKQWDALPAAPKRSAH